The following are encoded together in the Triticum dicoccoides isolate Atlit2015 ecotype Zavitan chromosome 6B, WEW_v2.0, whole genome shotgun sequence genome:
- the LOC119326781 gene encoding uncharacterized protein LOC119326781, with protein MLTLLAHHTVTCARNVRICTAGMRFLQLHPPLSLFPFPSHSFPIPHPEKSLARKSRPPSQPRVVAIRAHPRSLPRPHSTTCLHSRTQPESARRISSASLSSATSLSTTTMSSASSSGIGRGVAAVVLPLIKCPDCSQTVRRFFSQTPAHTNIFFYKCMNHNPKKGGCDFWHWELSYVLHLVKYGHSGRHEHQAGQGHGQLAGQGHGQQPGHLLVQEEGIKEMRRSVVAVGNEVVVVLKMIVALLFALVVLCGVAVLKM; from the exons ATGCTAACGTTGCTTGCTCACCATACGGTCACTTGCGCCCGAAACGTACGTATTTGCACAGCTGGCATGCGATTTTTGCAATTACACCCTCCCCTAtccctcttccccttcccctcCCACTCGTTCCCCATTCCACATCCTGAGAAATCCCTAGCTCGCAAGTCGCGGCCGCCGTCTCAGCCGCGCGTCGTCGCCATCCGCGCCCACCCTCGCTCGCTGCCCCGCCCCCACTCCACCACCTGCCTCCACTCCCGCACGCAGCCGGAGTCGGCACGCAGGATATCCAGCGCGAGCTTGTCCTCCGCTACGAGCTTGTCGACGACGACCATGTCCAGCGCGAGCTCGTCCGGGATAGGTCGCGGTGTTGCTGCTGTTGTGCTCCCTCTAATCAAGTGCCCTGACTGCAGTCAGACTGTGAGGCGATTCTTCTCGCAGACCCCGGCGCATACGAACATCTTCTTCTACAAATGCATGAACCATAAT CCAAAGAAAGGTGGTTGTGATTTCTGGCACTGGGAGCTATCATATGTTCTGCATTTGGTGAAATATGGTCATTCGGGAAGGCATGAGCATCAAGCAGGGCAGGGGCATGGCCAACTCGCTGGGCAAGGGCATGGCCAACAACCTGGACATCTTCTGGTGCAAGAGGAAGGGATTAAAGAGATGAGAAGATCAGTAGTTGCAGTAGGAAATGAGGTTGTGGTTGTCTTGAAAATGATAGTTGCTTTACTATTTGCACTTGTTGTGTTGTGTGGAGTTGCAGTGTTAAAAATGTGA
- the LOC119326783 gene encoding oligoribonuclease-like, translating into MSKPENMFSLLNLVGEDDEGNDSEVTQTSSTSIEETAASKPDKGVQNDTTVVSNNGAALASSSGGYRMPLVWIDLEMTGLDISKDRILEIACIVTDGKLTKQIEGPNLVICQSKACLDNMNEWCKTHHASSGLTERVLQSEISEGDAEKQVLDFLMKHVGSDTPSIAGNSVYVDLLFLKKYLPRLAAIFSHVIVDVSSIMALCTRWYPKERKQTPRKGKSHRAMDDIKESIAELKYYKGNIFKPQKSKK; encoded by the exons ATGAGTAAGCCTGAGAACATGTTCTCGCTTCTTAATCTGGTTGGCGAAGATGATGAAGGGAATGATAGCGAAGTGACCCAAACATCTTCTACTAGTATAGAAGAAACTGCTGCCAGCAAACCTG ATAAAGGCGTGCAAAATGACACAACTGTTGTAAGCAATAATGGAGCAGCTCTTGCATCATCATCTGGTGGTTACAGGATGCCTTTAGTGTGGATAGACTTGGAAATGACTG GTTTGGATATTTCAAAAGATCGGATATTGGAGATAGCTTGCATTGTAACAGATGGTAAACTTACAAAACAAATAGAG GGTCCTAACTTGGTTATATGTCAGAGCAAAGCTTGCTTAGATAATATGAATGAATGGTGTAAaacccatcatgcatctagtg GATTGACAGAGAGAGTACTGCAGAGTGAGATTTCTGAGGGTGACGCGGAGAAACAA GTGTTAGACTTCCTCATGAAGCATGTAGGTTCAGACACTCCATCAATAGCTGGGAATTCAGTTTACGTAGATTTACTATTTTTAAAG AAGTATTTGCCACGGCTTGCAGCCATCTTCTCTCACGTGATTGTTGATGTGAGCAGTATCATGGCTTTGTGCACCCGGTGGTACCCTAAAG AAAGGAAGCAAACTCCTAGGAAAGGAAAAAGTCACAGGGCGATGGACGATATCAAAGAGAGCATCGCCGAACTGAAATACTACAAGGGCAACATCTTCAAACCGCAGAAATCTAAAAAGTAG